From Anopheles funestus chromosome 3RL, idAnoFuneDA-416_04, whole genome shotgun sequence, a single genomic window includes:
- the LOC125769528 gene encoding pickpocket protein 28-like: MKYDGLHQVVSIILFNIVLNLPTNRVCWSVVVVLSLSCCIAAIVIGHQKWIEKPMIVSFSAKPIPVWKMPFPAITICPQTRIDAEKFNITEVYLRARANATLSYDEWRKLRVLTHVCSSVMRSKNDFYGTGEGTSRDTSAPDNEQVVEQLINMSIPYDEMFQSCMWSFNFRPCEALWARKVTENGICYSFNMLSSAELYTQDQEFREREVNPDSKKHGFQSLHASKMRSTGWTMEKGYTVGEDLLAYPRRTASGGFKGGAIVLMKTHQKNREYICSVSWYRGALQGYKVTIHPPDEFPRLSEHHIRVPPMHAVSIIVKPRLLTTQSNLHRYPYTKRQCFFADERKLRFFRVYNEQNCEFECLTNYTLAECGCVTFAMPRDNTTRVCGVHEKRCYKSAVTRLMELDELTVYTGQDTCDCLPACTTVKYDVELSNDWLNLDAMLASMIKRERGMEGMEPMLLYVYYKDNKFSYIERVEYMNFNGELANFGGILALMSGMSLTSLAEILYYIFVRPVGLWVKAQYLKATVRPSVAEVQLHTRSNSVYPVRPWIP; encoded by the exons TCGTGTCGATAATCCTATTTAATATTGTTCTCAACCTACCCACGAATAGAGTTTGCTGGTCGGTGGTGGTCGTCCTCTCACTAAGCTGCTGCATAGCGGCCATCGTAATCGGCCATCAGAAATGGATCGAAAAGCCAATGATCGTAAGCTTCTCCGCGAAACCGATCCCCGTGTGGAAGATGCCGTTCCCGGCCATCACCATCTGTCCGCAGACGAGAATCGATGCGGAAAAGTTCAACATCACCGAGGTGTACCTAAGGGCACGTGCCAATGCAACACTCTCGTACGACGAATGGCGCAAGTTGCGTGTGCTGACACACGTCTGTTCCTCGGTAATGCGCTCCAAGAACGATTTCTATGGTACAGGAGAAGGTACCAGCCGGGATACATCGGCACCGGATAATGAGCAGGTGGTAGAACAGTTGATCAATATGTCCATACCGTACGATGAGATGTTTCAGTCGTGCATGTGGAGCTTTAACTTTCGGCCGTGTGAGGCGCTCTGGGCACGGAAGGTAACGGAGAATGGCATTTGCTATAGCTTCAATATGCTTTCGAGTGCGGAACTGTACACGCAGGATCAAGAGTTCCGTGAACGGGAAGTAAATCCTGATAGCAAGAAACACGGGTTCCAATCGTTGCATGCATCCAAGATGCGTAGTACGGGATGGACAATGGAAAAGGGCTATACCGTAGGTGAGGATCTTCTAGCATATCCGAGACGTACGGCTAGCGGAGGATTTAAGGGTGGTGCGATCGTATTAATGAAGACGCATCAGAAAAATCGCGAATATATCTGTTCGGTGAGTTGGTACCGG GGTGCTTTACAAGGCTACAAGGTCACAATCCACCCACCGGATGAATTCCCGAGACTGAGCGAACATCATATCCGAGTACCGCCGATGCATGCCGTGTCGATTATTGTGAAGCCACGTTTACTCACCACCCAAAGCAATCTTCATCGATATCCTTACACAAA AaggcaatgtttttttgcggACGAACGGAAGTTACGCTTTTTCCGCGTGTACAACGAACAGAACTGTGAGTTCGAATGTCTCACCAACTACACCTTGGCAGAGTGCGGTTGTGTGACGTTTGCGATGCCACGGGATAATACTACCCGGGTGTGCGGTGTCCACGAAAAGCGTTGCTATAAATCAGCTGTGACTCGGCTAATGGAGCTGGATGAGTTGACCGTTTACACGGGACAGGATACGTGTGACTGTTTGCCCGCTTGTACGACGGTGAAGTACGATGTGGAGCTTTCGAACGATTGGCTAAATTTGGATGCAATGCTTGCGTCCATGATTAAGCGAGAGCGTGGAATGGAAGG aATGGAACCAATGTTACTGTACGTTTACTACAAGGACAACAAGTTCTCCTACATCGAGCGGGTGGAGTATATGAATTTTAATGGAGAGTTGGCAAATTTCGGTGGCATTCTAGCACTTATGTCTGGCATGAGCCTTACAAGTTTGGCAGAAATATTGTACTACATCTTTGTACGGCCTGTTGGACTTTGGGTTAAGGCACAGTACTTGAAGGCCACGGTTAGACCATCAGTAGCAGAGGTGCAGCTGCATACTCGTAGCAATTCTGTGTATCCCGTACGTCCTTGGATCCCGTAG